Proteins encoded by one window of Halobacteriovorax sp. GB3:
- a CDS encoding KpsF/GutQ family sugar-phosphate isomerase encodes MKNNVEVLKNVLELEAQALTLAASRIKESEVSKVEELFLSLRNTGASLIFCGVGKSGLIGQKLASTFSSLGLSSFFLHPTEALHGDLGRVRAQDAIVFLSKSGTTEEITKLLPYLQNREDQFIGLLGNINSPIAKKCGIVFDCSVEKEACLNNQAPTTSSTLALAMGDALAVFFEKIVGLTKEGFAENHPGGLLGKSLRMKVTDLMWPASKCPVIKENETLKDVIIQMTNNPIGGCAVCDDEERFCGIVVEGDIRRTLAKNDKGLTVKVKDIVNKNPVSISSHELAFSALKLMEERQREISILPVLDKGKFQGFIRLHDLLKEGFTLSSKN; translated from the coding sequence ATGAAAAATAATGTAGAAGTATTAAAAAATGTCTTAGAACTTGAAGCGCAAGCACTGACTCTTGCAGCGAGTAGAATTAAAGAATCTGAAGTTTCCAAAGTTGAGGAATTATTTCTTTCTTTGAGAAACACTGGTGCTTCACTTATTTTCTGCGGAGTAGGAAAGTCTGGGTTAATTGGGCAGAAACTGGCCTCAACATTCTCTTCTCTTGGACTTTCATCATTCTTTCTTCATCCAACTGAAGCCTTACACGGAGACCTTGGTCGCGTTAGAGCACAAGATGCAATTGTTTTCTTATCTAAATCGGGAACAACTGAAGAAATCACAAAACTTTTACCTTACTTACAAAATCGTGAAGATCAATTTATTGGTCTACTAGGAAATATCAATTCACCAATTGCTAAAAAATGTGGAATCGTTTTTGATTGCTCTGTTGAAAAAGAGGCTTGTCTCAATAATCAAGCACCGACGACAAGTTCAACATTGGCCCTGGCAATGGGTGATGCCCTTGCTGTTTTCTTTGAAAAAATTGTTGGTCTAACTAAAGAAGGCTTTGCTGAAAATCATCCTGGTGGTCTTCTTGGAAAGTCTCTTAGAATGAAGGTAACAGATTTAATGTGGCCTGCGAGTAAATGTCCAGTCATTAAAGAAAATGAAACATTGAAAGACGTCATTATTCAAATGACAAATAATCCAATCGGAGGATGTGCCGTTTGTGATGATGAGGAACGTTTCTGTGGAATTGTTGTCGAAGGTGATATTAGAAGAACTCTAGCTAAAAATGACAAAGGATTAACTGTCAAAGTCAAAGATATCGTCAATAAAAACCCTGTCTCGATAAGTTCTCATGAGCTAGCCTTTTCTGCGCTAAAACTTATGGAAGAGAGACAAAGAGAAATTAGTATCCTTCCTGTTTTAGATAAGGGTAAATTTCAAGGTTTTATTCGCTTACACGATCTTTTAAAAGAAGGATTCACTCTCAGTTCTAAGAACTAG
- the lnt gene encoding apolipoprotein N-acyltransferase, with amino-acid sequence MKSIFKHNWIPLYLFPFLGGLLYASAFPIKGMPSFALGAIIGMGLLLSTLTFHSSEHDKRTLKGEILSVLAFSLGYNLLGYYWIPELLKVFGGLHAPFNYMVGWMFTLIITPHLIFFVLLKRLITKLSLKRATILANDEKRLLSFAILLTILEYIIPQQFPAHMAHPWLWLAPYLGPVKFFGAPLYSFVSFALALFIAFFMQTKRVTKLPLIVFSVTLVLGFFFPLSKTSSDSGESIKLRLVQGNIGNDLKIHSEQGLQLALSEVVQIYSGLSKKENGFEADLTIWPETSYPRLLRSKSLKEMPSSTPYEFKSIIHQTNSELYVGGYDLSDRRNDFYFETQYNAAFFFNSKMELADVYRKRILIPFGESLPFGPLNQTLAKMIQNISFFARGERFPLFSTKNGHNFNTAICYEILFSNFIRSYFNANEELPDFIINITNDSWYGNTSEPLQHLFLSHWRALEFDTPVVRVTNTGITSVLHEDGSESERLEYHTKGTLDITLPIRETKEKTFFQIVGFYGMFMIWIGLFAFLVLIRKRKTSS; translated from the coding sequence ATGAAAAGTATATTTAAGCACAATTGGATCCCCCTTTACCTCTTCCCTTTTTTAGGTGGCCTACTCTATGCCAGTGCCTTTCCTATAAAAGGTATGCCTTCCTTCGCTTTAGGGGCCATCATAGGAATGGGTCTTCTTCTTTCTACTCTTACTTTTCATTCTTCTGAACATGATAAAAGAACTCTTAAAGGGGAAATCCTCTCTGTTCTTGCCTTCTCTCTTGGCTATAATCTCTTGGGCTACTATTGGATTCCAGAGCTTCTAAAAGTTTTTGGAGGTCTCCATGCACCTTTTAATTATATGGTCGGATGGATGTTTACTCTTATTATTACACCACATTTAATTTTCTTCGTTTTACTAAAGAGATTAATTACAAAACTCTCTCTTAAACGAGCCACTATTTTAGCTAACGATGAAAAACGGCTATTAAGTTTTGCGATTCTTCTTACTATTTTAGAATATATTATCCCCCAACAATTTCCGGCCCACATGGCCCACCCTTGGCTTTGGCTTGCGCCCTATCTTGGTCCAGTAAAGTTCTTTGGAGCACCTCTATATTCATTTGTCTCTTTTGCTCTGGCATTATTCATTGCTTTTTTCATGCAGACAAAGAGAGTTACAAAACTTCCACTTATTGTTTTCTCCGTTACTCTTGTTTTAGGATTTTTCTTTCCACTTTCTAAAACATCTTCTGATAGTGGTGAATCAATCAAATTACGTCTTGTTCAAGGAAATATTGGAAATGATCTTAAAATTCATTCAGAGCAAGGATTACAACTGGCACTGAGTGAAGTTGTACAAATATATTCAGGTCTTAGTAAAAAAGAAAATGGCTTCGAAGCAGATCTAACAATTTGGCCTGAAACATCTTATCCAAGACTTCTTAGAAGTAAGAGTCTAAAAGAAATGCCAAGCTCTACTCCTTATGAATTTAAAAGCATCATTCATCAAACAAATAGTGAATTATATGTTGGAGGATATGATCTCTCTGATAGAAGAAATGACTTCTACTTTGAGACCCAGTACAATGCAGCCTTTTTCTTTAACTCAAAGATGGAACTAGCTGATGTTTACAGAAAGAGAATTCTCATTCCTTTTGGTGAATCTCTCCCTTTTGGACCCCTAAATCAAACGCTAGCAAAAATGATACAAAATATTTCTTTCTTTGCTAGAGGCGAGCGCTTTCCTCTATTTTCGACAAAGAACGGTCACAACTTCAATACAGCAATCTGCTATGAGATTCTTTTTTCAAATTTTATTAGAAGTTATTTCAATGCCAATGAAGAACTTCCTGATTTCATCATCAATATTACAAATGATTCTTGGTATGGAAATACATCTGAACCTCTTCAACATCTCTTTCTCTCTCACTGGAGGGCCTTAGAATTTGATACTCCTGTTGTTCGTGTAACAAATACTGGAATTACTTCAGTTCTTCATGAAGATGGAAGTGAAAGTGAGAGACTTGAGTATCACACGAAGGGAACACTCGATATAACTCTTCCTATAAGAGAGACTAAGGAAAAGACCTTTTTCCAAATAGTAGGCTTTTATGGAATGTTTATGATTTGGATCGGTCTCTTTGCTTTTTTGGTACTAATCAGAAAAAGAAAAACTAGTTCTTAG